The DNA segment TGGCCGGATTGCTCGCCTTTTTTCCACAGTTTCTGTCGGCTTCGGCTGAAGAATACGGCATTGCCGGTTTCCAGAGTCAGCTTGAGGGCTTCGTCATTCATGTACGCCACCATCAGCACCTGACCGCTATCAGCGTCCTGTGAAATGGCTGTGATCAAGCCGTTTGCATCGAATTTTGGCTGAAACGAAAGACCTTCTTCGATTTTCTTGTCTGCTGCCACTTCTATTATCTCCTTAATTGTGTTAGTATCTCGGCCGATTAGTTTTACCTGTAAGAATCGATAACGCAAGGATTTTAAGGGAAATTATATTGTCGCCAGCCTGGACCAGCACCCATAAGCAGTTCATGACCGTCTCGATCCGGGTTTTGATCGCTGCTGGAGCCCTGTATCTGGTTTTCAAAGGTGAAGATCTAACCGAGCTGGGCGATGTAATGCTTGGGCTCAACAAGCTCGTTTTTGCGGGTGCACTGGGGCTTTATTTAGCAGGTCAGGCTGTTTTTGTACTTCGCTGGCGGCTCATTTCGAGTGTTCAATCCGTGCATTTTGGCTTTTTTGCAGGGCTTAAGCTGCACTTTCTTGGGCTTTTCTACAATAATTGCCTGCCCAGCGCGGTCGGAGGCGATCTGCTTCGGGCCTGGTACGTAACCAAGCATTGTGACCCTGATCGCAAGGTCGAAGCGGTTTTGAGTGTCGCTGTTGACAGAGCTGTAGGTCTGATCGGAATGATCCTGATGGCTGCGACTTTCTATTTTCTCTGGCCTGTAGAGACGGCTGACGCCCAAACAGCTCCTGTAACCGCAGGTGAGGGGGGCGGCCAGCTTGTAGGATTTCTAAAATTCGGTGGTGTTCTGTTTCTCTGCGTACTTTTTGCTTTGGCGGTCCTTACAGCGTCAAAAAAGGGTCGTAATTGGCTCGTAAGTTTGGTCAGCAGGGTCGAGCATTTATTTATACATGTCGTCAAAACGTTCGTAACAGCCGTTGGTCTTTATTCCAGACGAATGCATGTAATACTGCTAGGGATCGTATTGACGTTTTTTTCGCAGGGCCTTTGCATACTGGGCTTCTGGCTGTGCGGACGGAACCTTGGTCTGGACGTTAATGTAAAGTATTACTATGTACTATTTCCGGTTTCGTGGATGATCGGTTCGCTTCCGATCAGTATCGGAGGGGTCGGGCTGATGGAGGGGTGGTTGAAGATAGCCTTCACCAAGCTTTCCGGTGGTCAGTCAGTGCTTGCAGCGGCAGTGGCTATCTGTCAGCGACTGATCTGGCTGATCGGCTCGATACCCGGCTTGCTGATACATATTTTTGGTGCACATCTGCCGACACACAAAGAAGAGATTTTTATTGACTCGGCCGAAGAGATAGATTAGTGTTGCATAATAAGGTATAAATTTACGCTTGAATGACGAAAAAATCACGTGTTAAGTGATTTTGAAAATACACCAGCGGCACTCCGCAAAGGACAGCGGTATGCGGGCTTTGAAAAACTTTAGAACTTACTTTCTGCGGGGCTTGGCTGCCCTTTTGCCGACGATTGTAACCCTTTGGATATTCTTCCAATCCTACATGTTCGTCGAGAACAGGGTCAGTGTGCACGTCAACAGATGGCTCGTGCAGACCATTCTGTTATTTACCGACAGGTACAGCAAGGAATTCCTGACCGATTTCTGGGTTCACGGTCCCGGCAAGATTACCGGTTTCTTTGTTGCGATTGTCGGCGTAGTATTTATTGGAGCGTTCCTTGCGAGCGTAGTAGGCCGTTCGTTCTGGCACGTTATAGAACGTACCCTGATGAGGGCTCCGCTGATAAAAAAGGTGTATCCGTTTGTTAAACAGATCACTGATTTTCTTTTGACGCAGAAAACGTTGTCTTTTACGAGGGTTGTGGCCCTTCAATACCCTCGAAGAGGTGTATGGTCGGTAGGTATGGTTACCGGAACGGGACTGAAAACGATCTCGAAGGCTAAAAACAAGGAATTTTTAACGGTTTTTGTGCCTACATCGCCTACACCTTTTACAGGATATGTTATAATGACACCCAGAGATGAAACGATAGAACTTGATATGACGATAGAGGAAGCACTGAGATTTACTATTAGCGGCGGCGTTATCACGCCATCTGACCGTGAGACTTTCAAGCAGCTTTCTGAAAGCGATCAGAAGGCGATCGATAGCGAAAAATAGCTTCTGGTTTTTATGTTACACAGGGAGAGTAAAATGCTTTTCACGATCACAGGTAAACACTTGGACGTTACAGAAGCAATGAAGGCACACGCTGAAGAGAAGACAGCTAAGCTGCCCCGATACTTCGACGGTATCAACCAGGTCGAAGTGGTTATCGAGGGTAACGAGGGAGGACGAACTTCGGTTGAGATCATCGCCCGCGGCGAACATAACAATATTTTCATTGCCAAAGAAGCCGGCGATGATACATATGCATGCATAGATATAGTCGTTCACAAGCTGCAGAGACAGCTTAGGAAGAAAAAACAGAAACAGCGTAACAATAAGCATATCCCAGGTCCATCTGCGGCAGGCATTCCTCCTGAATCAGAGGAAGAAGTCGCCTGAGGCAGACTGGCTGGGAAGAATTAGTGGTGTGTTTAGGAGAAAAGATGAAACTAAAGGATTTTATTTGCTTCGACGCTATTGTGCCCGAACTGGATTCGAATGACCGTGACGCAGTTATATCTGAGCTGGTCAATTCGCTGGAAAAAGCCGGCAAGACACAGGGAATACCTGTTGATGAATTGATCGAGGCTGTAATTAAACGAGAAAACGAAGCCAGTACCGGTATTGGCAAAGGTATTGCCGTGCCCCATGTGAAGCATTCAGGTATCAAGAAGCTGGTTGGCACGATTGGTTGCAGCAGCGCCGGAGTTGATTTTTCCGCTCTCGATAAACAGCCGACCTATTCTGTAATGCTTCTTCTCAGCCCCGCTGAGGATCCGGACAGGCATCTTCAGGCAATGGAGTGCATTTTCAAGAATCTGCAAAATGACGATTTCAGAAAGTTCCTTCGTCAGGCCCAGACAGCCGAGAAGATCAAAGAAGTCGTTGAGGATGTTGGTGGTAAATGACCGAGAGAAGGTTCGCTTGCCATTACCAAACTTAGGAGATCTCCACGGTGGCCGAAAACATAAAGGACATCGAAGTTGAAATAAAGAATGCTGACGGGCTGCATATGCGTCCTGCTATGCAATTCGTTGATATTGCAAGTAAGTACGACAGTGGCATTACAGTGTCTAACGGTGAGTCCACAGTTGACGCTAAGAGCATCATGCAGGTTACGATGCTGGCGGCCACATGCGGGACAAGGTTGCAGATTCATATTGAAGGCGAAGATGCCGAAGACGCAGCAGAAGATTTGCGACAGCTTGTTGAGGATAAGATGTTTGACGAGCCTGCTGGAGCACCTTCCGGCGACGACGGCCGAAACAACTAACGGAAACATATGGAAATAAGAAAAGGTATTGCTGTATCGCCCGGTATCGCTATAGCCGGGCCTCTTGTAATTGATTCGAAGGATTTCAGGATCCCTCGAAGATCAATTCTGCCTTCCCAGCGGGAGCAGGAAGTTCAACGTGTGCGCGATGCCTTTGCCGGAGCCATACACGAGCTGAGCAAGCTCGAAAAAGCCGAAGGCGTTCAAAAAGACAATATCAAGGATATTTTCGCCGTTCATCTTCGTTTCCTGCGTGACAAGAGCTTTCTGGCCAGGATCACCGATTTCGTATCAGAAGAGCTGGTAACGGCAGAATACGCTGTATCTACTATCCTGCGTGAGATCGCATCGCATTTCGCAAGCATAGACGATGTGTACATCAGCGAACGTGCGGCTGACATCTATGACATCGAGAATCGTCTGCTCACACAATTGCTGGGCAAGGTTCAGGAATCCGTCGAGCACACCAGCGAAGAGAGCGTCGTAATCGCCCACGATCTGACGCCGACGCAGACTGCCAGCTTCAACAAGGAATTCATCAAAGGTTTCGCAACTGAGGCCGGTGGGCGAACGAGTCATACCGCGATTGTAGCTAGAACGCTGGGCATACCGGCTGTTGTAGCTATCGAGGATCTCACGTCGGCTGTCACGCCAAACAGCACCATTATAATCGACGGTAATCGCGGCGTGGTGGTGGTCGACCCGGACGAGGAAACGCGGAGACAGTATGAGGATTATGCCCGCGAGTTCATACGGCTCGAGCATGAGCTGGACAACCTTCGCGACAAGCCCGCGGTAACTCGTGACGGTGTGGTTGTCAAATTGCTGGGCAACATCGAATTTCCTGCTGAAGCTGATATGGTTCTCGAAAAGGGCGGTGAAGGCATAGGCCTGTATCGAACGGAGTTCTTGTATCTTTACAGCGGTTCCGAACCAACCGAAGAGGATCACTATGAAGCTTATGCCCAGACGGTTCGAAATTTCGGCGAAAAACCAGTCGTAATACGGACGATGGACCTGGGTGCGGATAAACTGCCTCATGACAGCCCTTATCCTGCCGATACTAATCCAGTGCTTGGTCTGCGGTCAATACGTTACTGCCTGCAGAATTTGACATTGTTCAAGACTCAGCTACGTGCGATACTGCGTGCATCTGTACTCGGTAATATTCGGGTGATGTTCCCGCTTATTACCAATTTGCAGGAGCTCCGCCAGGCCAAGATGATCCTGCGGGACGTCATGGAAGATCTTGACGAATACGAGGTGCCTTACAATCCAAGCATCCCTATCGGCATCATGGTCGAGACACCCAGTGCAGCGCTGACCGCGTCTCTGCTAGCCTCGGAAGTCGATTTTTTCAGTATCGGGACAAACGACCTGATACAGTATACGCTTGCGGTTGACAGGTCCAACGAGCGTGTTGCGACACTATCTACGGCGGCTGATCCGGCTGTCCTTCGACTGCTTCGAAGCGTAATACATGATGCCAATAAGGGTAAGATCGACCTGAGCATTTGCGGCGAGGTCGCATCTGACCCTGAATTCGTGATGCTGCTGCTCGGTATGGGAGTGCGGACGTTGTCTATGGCATCGCCTATGATACCTGAGATCAAACAGATCGTACGATCTGTAACCATAGAGGAATGTAATTATCTGGCCCGGAAAGTGGCGACTATGGATTCGCCTCGCCAGATAAAGAATTTCCTGAGAGATTCGGCAACTAAAATTTTGCCCGAAGCGTTCTAGCGGACCTCGATGAAGATGCCGGACTTATAAGACGGCAGTTTTGTCCGCAGGAGTGACGAACGCATTGATCACATGACAGCAACGGAAAATAAAACTTTGTTAATCTGGTTTCGGGTTGGGGGAAGCCTGAGATTTCTGTCGCACCGAGAGGGCGCGACAATGATAGAACGTGCGCTTATAAGAGCTGACATTCCCGTTAAATTCAGCCAGGGATTCAATCCTCGTCCCCGCCTTTCACTTCCCTTGCCCAGAAGTGTCGGTACTGCGTGCGAAAGAGACCTGGCCTGCGTTGGGCTCGATGCTGCCGAGCCCGATGAAAGGCTTATTGCCGAAGATTTAGCCCGGGAACTGCCTGCCGGAGCGGATCTGCTTGAAATAGAAATACGGGAGGGGCGCATTTCTCCGCACGCTTCAGCAGCCACCTACGTAATTCCTGCAGGAAAACTGATGGAGGACAGGGAATTCGTCGATGCGGTCGCTCTTTTGGAGGCCAAACTGCGTAAGGGTGAGCCGGTAGTGGTGATCCGTCGGAGCAAGAAAGGACGAACTGTTCAGAAGGATGTTTCTCAGTTCATTGCACGGATCGAGAACAGAGGTGGTGAGATATGCATCGAAACGCTGATCACGGATGCCGGGTCGGTGCGCGTAGATGAACTTTTAACCCTGCTTGGCGTTGATATGACACGTCTGGCAGGTCCGATTACCCGCACGAATGTAGTGTGGGATATATGAGGGGGATGTTAATAACTATAATGATCACATTGAAAAATACGGACTTTGAAAAATGTCAAAAGAAATGCTAATTAACTCTGTGCAGGGCGAAGAATGCCGTGTCGCAGTAGTAGATAACAAAAAACTCGATGAACTATACATCGAACGCGCCAGCCTGGTCAGCCATGTTGGCAATATGTACAAAGGAAAGATCGTAAATATCGAACCCAGTATCCAGGCCGCTTTTATTGATTTTGGCCTGGCGAAGAATGGTTTTTTGCACATTAGTGACGTGCATCCGAAATACCTGTCCGGCAAAGCCGACAAATCCGAAAAGATCGGTCGTCGTCAGTCACTCAGCAAACGCCCGCCGATACAGAGATGTCTCAAAAAGGGCCAGGAGCTGATCGTACAGGTTACCAAAGAGGGCATCGGAACGAAGGGGCCTACACTGACAACGTATCTGTCCTTGCCAGGCAAACATATAGTTATGATGCCCGGTATGAGCAAGGTTGGAGTTTCGCAGAAGATCGAGGATGAGGATGAGCGAAAGCGGCTCAAGAAAATCATCGACAGCCTGGAGCTTCCCAAGGATTTCGGCTTTATTATTCGTACAGCCGCTATCGGAGCGACCAAGCGTTCATTGCGTAACGACGTAAATTATCTCACGCGTTTGTGGAAGGCCATCCGCAAAAAGATGGAAACCTCAAAGGCGCCGGCCGAGATATATAAGGAATCCGATCTTGTCATCAGAACCATTCGGGACGTGTTTACGAGCAGTATCAGCAAGATCGTGTGTGACAGCGAGATTGTCTCAAAGAAAGCGCGGGATTTTCTCAGCATCATTCAGCCGAGACTGAAGCGCCGCGTGATATACTATGACGGCAAGACGCCGTTGTTCCACAAGTATGGGATCGAGCAGGAGATAACGAACATTCAGTCGAGCCGTGTCGAGCTGAACTGCGGCGGCTCGCTGGTTATCGAGCAGACTGAGGCGCTGGTCGCTATAGACGTTAACAGCGGGCGATACCGCAAGCATGAGAACGCCGAAGCGACCGCACACAAGACCAACATGGAGGCGGCGAAGGAAATTGTACGCCAGCTCAAATTACGCGACCTGGGCGGCTTGATCGTGTGCGATTTCATCGACATGCGTGATCGCAAGAACAAGCGGCAGGTCGAGCAGATATTTCGCGATGAGCTAAAGAGCGACCGGGCCCGGTCGAAGGCACTGCGTATGAGTGCTTTTGGTCTGATCGAGGTCACAAGGCAGCGGATGCGGCCCTCATTGCAATCGACTACCTACTTGAAATGCCCGCGATGCGGAGGCAAGGGAATAATCAAAAACCTGGAGTCTCAGTCGCTCGAACTTATGCGGACCCTCAACCTTGCGGTTGCGCGTGGTGATATCAAGCGTATCGAAATGCTTGTCGAGCCCGATGTTGCCAGCTTCATGCTCAACGAAAACCGTGCCGCGATCACTCAGATCGAGACGCAAAGCGATAAGCAGATCCTTATTAAAGGGGATCCAAATGTGCTGGGTGACGACTTCAAGATCGATTGTTTCAATGAACGCGGGAGCAAGGTCCAGTTCATGGGCTGATCAGGTCGATTGAAGCCGGTGGTCGCATTTCCGGGCTCGCGGGTCGAAGAAATTCACATCGCTGTTCCTGTTGACTATTTGTTCTTCAGATAGGATAATGGCGCGACTTTTACAGGATGAAATCTAACTTTAACGGATTGGGTATCAAAGTGCAGTACGATCTTGATTTTGCACGGACAGTTATAGAAGACGAAGCGAAAGCGGTTGGTTCGCTGGCCAGGATTATTGACGGCAGCTTTGAAAAGGCTGTCGATCTAATGTGCAATTGCACAGGTTCTGTGATCGTCAGCGGCATGGGCAAGGCCGGCATCATTGGAAATAAGATCAGTGCGACGCTTGCATCGACCGGAACGCCGAGCCACTTTCTGCATCCGGCCGAGGGGATCCATGGAGATCTGGGGCGTGTGCAGGCAAATGATGTGGTTCTCGCACTCAGTCACAGCGGCGAAAGCGAAGAGATAGTTCGTATAATCGAGCCTCTCAAACAGCGCGAAATAAAGCTGATCTCGATAACAGGCAATCCCAAGTCGAGTCTCGCAAAACACAGTGATGTCGTGCTCGCGATGGGCAAGCAGGTCGAGGCCTGTCCGCTGGGTATCGCACCGAGTGTTTCTACGACGTGCATGCTCGCTTTGGGCGACGCGCTTGCGTTTACGATCATGAAGGCACGCGAATTCTCAACCGAAGATTATGCTCGGTTCCATCCGGGCGGTGCTATAGGCGCGAATCTGATCACCGTCGGTCAGTCGATGATGTTCAAGCCTGGCGAAAAACTGCCGCTTGCACAGACATCGGATACGATCGATGATATGTTCAAAAGGCTCGAAGGGGTCAAGCGTCGTGGTGCCGTAATGGTGGTGAATGACAAGGGCCAGCTCGCGGGGATTATAACGGATGCAGATCTGCGAAGGGCGATGGCGAAATTTGACGGCGAGCTTTTCGCAAAGGGCTGTACGGAAATAATGACGCCGGACTGCAAGAGGGTTACCGCCGAGACACTGGCGGCTGAAGCGATGGCGATCTTCCACAAATATCGGATCGACGAGCTCCCTGTGGTTGACGAAAATGATCGTCCGATCGGCCTGATCGACGTGCAGGACATTGTCGCGATAAAGATCGCAAGATAATAACTAAGATCGAATGGAGCCTACGTGGATTTTTCAAACATAAAGATGCTCGTAATGGATGTGGACGGCGTGCTTACCGAGGGCACCGTCGTTATACATGAAGACGGATCGGAAAGTAAGTTTTTCAGTCTGGTTGACGGCCATGGGATCAAGATGTGGCAGCGGGCGGGCTTCAGAACCGCACTTATCAGCGGCAGAGCTTCCAACGCTACAACCGTGCGTGCTGAGCAGCTCGGTATAGAGCATGTGCAGCAGGGCTGTAAGAAGAAGCTTCCCGCATTTGAAAAGCTGCTCGACGATATGGACATGAATGCGGACGAGGTCGTTTACATGGGTGATGACCTGCTGGATCTGCCGCTGGTTCGCAGGGCCGCCTTCGGTGTTGCAGTTGCCAACGCTGTCAACGAATTAAAAGAACATGCTGATTACGTCACCGACAAGCCGGGCGGCAGGGGCGCGGTGCGTGAAGTAATAGAACTGGTCCTGAAGAGCACCGGACACTGGGACGAACTTATGCAGCGGTATCTTGTCTGAGGCGTAAATATGGATATGCTCAGAAAACTTTTCATATTCGGGCTGACATTCGCGGCTGTTGTGCTTGTGTTTCTGGCACTGACACGGCTGACGGGAACTCCCCAGATCGATCCGACTGCGACCACAGGCGATGAAGAGATCGAGGTGCCGGATTTTGACAACCAGTCCGGGCAGATCGGTGATGTTAAAGTCGCTCCCATCGAGCTTTCACGTTTTGTCAGGCGAGACGACGTGACCGGCGATATAGCAAGGATCTTTGGCTACCAGGAGATTCGCAACCCGGCCGAGGGCAAGGATCGATGGCGTGTCGTTAGTCCCTATATGCAGGTTTTCGGCGACAAATTCACCTGTAATATCGATGCGGAGCGGGGTAACGTTGAGCTGGAGACAATAGCGGGCCGACCGACGCCGGGAGACGCTCAGTTATCGGGGAACGTGCAGATCAAGATTACGCCGAAGCCGGGCAGTTCGATGCCCGAGACAACCGTTTATCTCGATGTGCTGGATTACTACAGTGAACGTTCGGAGTTTTCAACGGATGGTCCCGTGAAGATCGTGTCGAGCCAGGGTGAGATGGCTGGTCACGGCATGGTTCTTATCTATAACGCCAGGCAAGCTCGCATAGAGGATCTGCGGATCCGTGACCTGGACTATCTTCGTATATCGCGGCCTGCCGAGGCAGGGAGCGGTGACGAATCTTCGCAGGAGCAGCAGGTTGCAGATGCCGGGGACGAGCAGGTAAAGCAAGCTGATGAACAAGTAAAAGAACCTGTGGCGGCTCGGGTGGAAACTGGAAAGTCCGGCAGCGAAACAGCAGCAGGTAAAACGAATGACAAGCATGCCAATGTCTCTGAGGAACCCGAGCAGAAATCGAAGCAGGACGCAACGAGCTATCTTTGCCGATTCCTTAAAGATGTTAATGTTCGTTACGGCGACCGGCTCAAGGTGAGCAATGCCAATGAGATGAAGATCGTTAATCTGGCAATGTTAGATTCTGCTGGCAACCAGCAATCCGTTGATGCTGAAGATGATGCGGGTGGTGCTGTCGTTGAAGAATCCAGCGACTCTAAGATCATAACGAAGAACCCGGCTGACATAAAAAGCGGAACTGAAACAGCTAATCACGTTACAGACGAAAAGCCGACAGATAATGGCGGGCAGGTAGTCGCGTCCGCTCAGCACTCTGCATCTGAAGATATCCTGATAACCTGCAGCGGCGGTGTGGTGGTTACACCCATCGATAAATTGCCCGTCGATCAAAAACCCGTTTCGGATGATCGTCTGCTGGTGCTTACCGGTGAGCCCGTTAGGGTCAGCGAGTTGGCTAGTGAAGGAGATAAGCAGGGCGAAACCATAGCGACATGCGGACAGATCGCCTACGACATTGACGAGGATGTTCTGGACCTCACAGCCGGTCCTTCGGAGAAATACGCAACTCTCACGATGGCAGGTGCGGCCGCCGGTTTGCATACCGAAGGCATGGTCAAATATAGAAGAAACGATAATACCGCAACCATAACCGGACCGGGACGTCTGTGGCAAGCAGGGACAGAGGATGAGTCTGGCCAGTCGAACGGTGCAACGCTTGAGTTCGATGATACTATGGATCTTGCGTTTATTGATGCTGGGGACGATTCTGAGGCAGATATGCTTCTGGCTTCGGCAAAGATAACCGGCGGAGTTGCCGCGACCACCGAAAAAGACGATTCGATCATGTCCGCAGAGAATGCTGACTTTATCTTCGATGCTGACAGCAGTATCGAGCGGGCGGATCTTTCCAGGTCGGTCACTTTCTCCGATCCTAATGGTCGGCTGAGCTGCGAATACGCCAGCATTTTCTTCGAGATCGATGACCTGGGGGATCCGTATGCTGTATCTTTGACGAGTTCTGGTGAGCCTGTTTTGGAAATGATACCCGAGGAAGATTCCGAGCCCGCAAAGATTATTTCTTCTAAACTGGATTATGATATAGTCAACGGAAATGCGGTTGCTTCCGGTCCTGTAGAATGTCATTTCTTCATGCCCGCCGACGAACAGGCGGAAGCGGTTGCAGAGCCTATTCCGATCATCATCACCTCCAGCAAAGACGCAAAATATTTTGCGGCTGGATCGGCTGAGTTCAATGGGGACGTAGTCGCGAAAAGCGAGAAAACGGCTGACGGCGTTCTGCAGGAGAGCAGCGTTTACGGCGACAGGCTCGAGGTGGCTTTCGATCCTGATGAGCAGGCACAGTCTGATGCAATCGTTCGAACAGTCGATGTGACAGGCGAAAGCGTTCGGCTGGAATCGATCAGGTCCCAGCAAGAGCAAAAGCTCAGCCACATCAGGCTCAATTGCGACAGCTTCCATTATGATGCGACTGAAGAAATCGTCCTTGCTGAGGGGCCGGGCGAGATCGAAGTGGATAACTCCAATGCTCCGGTTGCTGCGAAGGATCAAGAGGCCGACTCATCTGGTGGCCCTGATCTGAGCGGGCCGTGCTTTGCCAGCATATCAGGGTTTGAAAAACTCGAATGGTTCATCGATGATGCCCGTGTAATCGCGGATGGCGGCGATGAGCAGGTCAATATCGGCTATATTCCCGTTACCGACGGCAAGCCCGGTCCGCGGACCCTTGCTTCGGCGAGCGAGGTGCGTGTACAGTTCAAACCCAGCCCAGTCAATCAGAACAAGTTTGACCTGTCCAGACTTCTGGCCCTGGGAGGTGTTTACTACGAAGAAGCTGACGGGAACGTGTTCGCCGGCAGTGAGCTTGTTTACGACACGGCAGAAGGCTATATGGTCTTCGACGGCAGTGAGGACAATCCGTGTTTTGCGAACGGAGCACGCGTGCCGCGAGTGAAATATGACCTTGAAACGGGTGAGGTGGACACAAGTATTTCGTTTACACCCGGCTCGATCGATGCAAGCCGCCCGGAAGGGCAGTAAGAGGGCAAAATTCGCACTCGCCCGGCAAAAAATGTGTTATTTGCCCTTGATTTCGGGCATGAAATATAGATACTAATGACTCTTTGAAATCGGGCGGTTAGCTCAGTTGGCTAGAGCATCTGGTCGACAACCAGAAGGTCACTGGTTCAAGTCCAGTACCGCCCAATAAGAAGCCTGATTGTCAACTAAGGACAATCGGGCTTTTTTAGTGTCTCAGGGCCGATTTTCGGGGTGTATTTTGAATTCTTGAAAATTTGTGTGCTTGTAGCAGCGGTCTCCGGAATTGTCAGCCCCAGAAATGCCCCCATACTTCGCGAATTGTTCGCCAAGTTATCCGCGCCCCCCAAGCCCTAAACGCCCAGCAAAACCTCTGACAATTCAAAGTTGATCTTTGAGAGTGCACAGATATTGCATTATACGCATTGTGATTAATTCTCATGCTTAATCCATTCAGTATTGCATATTGAGCAGAACATTTCTGAGGTTATATTGTTCCATGCAACTGTTCCTGCGTTGAATATTTCCTCATAATTTTTGTAAACGCGGTTGCTCAAGTAGTGACTCTTCATATAGGCCCAAAGACGTTCTATCGGATTCAATTCCGGA comes from the Anaerohalosphaera lusitana genome and includes:
- a CDS encoding KdsC family phosphatase, with translation MDFSNIKMLVMDVDGVLTEGTVVIHEDGSESKFFSLVDGHGIKMWQRAGFRTALISGRASNATTVRAEQLGIEHVQQGCKKKLPAFEKLLDDMDMNADEVVYMGDDLLDLPLVRRAAFGVAVANAVNELKEHADYVTDKPGGRGAVREVIELVLKSTGHWDELMQRYLV
- a CDS encoding LPS export ABC transporter periplasmic protein LptC, with translation MLRKLFIFGLTFAAVVLVFLALTRLTGTPQIDPTATTGDEEIEVPDFDNQSGQIGDVKVAPIELSRFVRRDDVTGDIARIFGYQEIRNPAEGKDRWRVVSPYMQVFGDKFTCNIDAERGNVELETIAGRPTPGDAQLSGNVQIKITPKPGSSMPETTVYLDVLDYYSERSEFSTDGPVKIVSSQGEMAGHGMVLIYNARQARIEDLRIRDLDYLRISRPAEAGSGDESSQEQQVADAGDEQVKQADEQVKEPVAARVETGKSGSETAAGKTNDKHANVSEEPEQKSKQDATSYLCRFLKDVNVRYGDRLKVSNANEMKIVNLAMLDSAGNQQSVDAEDDAGGAVVEESSDSKIITKNPADIKSGTETANHVTDEKPTDNGGQVVASAQHSASEDILITCSGGVVVTPIDKLPVDQKPVSDDRLLVLTGEPVRVSELASEGDKQGETIATCGQIAYDIDEDVLDLTAGPSEKYATLTMAGAAAGLHTEGMVKYRRNDNTATITGPGRLWQAGTEDESGQSNGATLEFDDTMDLAFIDAGDDSEADMLLASAKITGGVAATTEKDDSIMSAENADFIFDADSSIERADLSRSVTFSDPNGRLSCEYASIFFEIDDLGDPYAVSLTSSGEPVLEMIPEEDSEPAKIISSKLDYDIVNGNAVASGPVECHFFMPADEQAEAVAEPIPIIITSSKDAKYFAAGSAEFNGDVVAKSEKTADGVLQESSVYGDRLEVAFDPDEQAQSDAIVRTVDVTGESVRLESIRSQQEQKLSHIRLNCDSFHYDATEEIVLAEGPGEIEVDNSNAPVAAKDQEADSSGGPDLSGPCFASISGFEKLEWFIDDARVIADGGDEQVNIGYIPVTDGKPGPRTLASASEVRVQFKPSPVNQNKFDLSRLLALGGVYYEEADGNVFAGSELVYDTAEGYMVFDGSEDNPCFANGARVPRVKYDLETGEVDTSISFTPGSIDASRPEGQ
- a CDS encoding KpsF/GutQ family sugar-phosphate isomerase → MQYDLDFARTVIEDEAKAVGSLARIIDGSFEKAVDLMCNCTGSVIVSGMGKAGIIGNKISATLASTGTPSHFLHPAEGIHGDLGRVQANDVVLALSHSGESEEIVRIIEPLKQREIKLISITGNPKSSLAKHSDVVLAMGKQVEACPLGIAPSVSTTCMLALGDALAFTIMKAREFSTEDYARFHPGGAIGANLITVGQSMMFKPGEKLPLAQTSDTIDDMFKRLEGVKRRGAVMVVNDKGQLAGIITDADLRRAMAKFDGELFAKGCTEIMTPDCKRVTAETLAAEAMAIFHKYRIDELPVVDENDRPIGLIDVQDIVAIKIAR